A stretch of Pseudomonas sp. CCC3.1 DNA encodes these proteins:
- a CDS encoding methionine synthase: MKKLLPTSTAGSLPKPSWLAQPETLWSPWKLQGEELIEGKQDALLLSLQEQQHAGIDIVSDGEQTRQHFVTTFIEHLSGVDFEKRETVRIRDRYDASVPTVVGAVTRQKPVFVEDAKFLRQQTKQPIKWALPGPMTMIDTLYDSHYKSREKLAWEFAKILNQEALELEAAGVDIIQFDEPAFNVFFDEVNDWGVATLERAIEGLKCETAVHICYGYGIKANTDWKKTLGSEWRQYEEAFPKLQKSSIDIISLECHNSHVPMDLIELIRGKKVMVGAIDVASHTIETPEEVANTLRKALQFVEADKLYPCTNCGMAPLPRRVARGKLNALSAGAEIVRRELSN, translated from the coding sequence ATGAAAAAGTTATTACCCACATCAACGGCTGGCAGCTTGCCTAAACCTTCTTGGCTAGCACAGCCTGAGACACTTTGGTCACCTTGGAAGTTACAAGGTGAAGAATTGATTGAAGGCAAGCAAGATGCGTTGCTTTTGTCATTGCAAGAACAGCAACACGCGGGGATTGATATTGTCAGTGATGGTGAGCAAACGCGCCAACACTTCGTCACAACGTTTATTGAACACCTCAGTGGCGTAGATTTTGAGAAACGTGAAACCGTTAGGATTCGTGATCGCTATGATGCGAGCGTACCGACGGTAGTGGGTGCTGTTACTCGGCAAAAGCCGGTTTTTGTTGAAGATGCCAAGTTCCTGCGTCAGCAAACCAAGCAACCCATAAAGTGGGCGCTGCCAGGTCCGATGACAATGATCGATACGCTTTATGATAGCCACTATAAAAGTCGCGAAAAACTGGCGTGGGAGTTCGCTAAAATCCTCAATCAGGAAGCCCTGGAGTTAGAGGCTGCCGGCGTTGACATTATTCAGTTTGATGAGCCCGCCTTTAATGTGTTTTTTGATGAGGTAAATGATTGGGGAGTTGCAACGCTAGAAAGAGCCATTGAAGGCCTTAAGTGTGAAACGGCTGTGCATATTTGCTATGGCTATGGCATCAAGGCCAATACCGATTGGAAAAAGACGCTGGGCTCAGAGTGGCGACAATATGAAGAGGCTTTCCCGAAACTGCAAAAATCCAGCATCGATATCATCTCGCTGGAATGCCATAACTCTCATGTACCAATGGATCTTATTGAACTGATTCGAGGTAAAAAAGTCATGGTCGGGGCCATTGATGTGGCTTCCCACACCATCGAAACGCCCGAAGAAGTAGCCAATACCCTACGAAAGGCACTTCAGTTTGTGGAGGCTGACAAACTTTATCCTTGCACTAACTGTGGCATGGCCCCATTGCCTCGCCGAGTTGCAAGAGGCAAGTTAAATGCTCTAAGTGCAGGTGCAGAAATCGTCCGCCGAGAACTTTCGAACTAA
- a CDS encoding DUF1852 domain-containing protein has protein sequence MSKEFAFTIKSICFDEDYQPSDTTRTTTNFANLARGESRQENLRNTLTMIDNRFNALAHWDNPEGDRYTVELDIISVEMNVAVENSDNAIPLIEILKATIVDRKTNERIEGIVGNNFSSYVRDYDFSVLLLGHNKGRAEFSIPDDFGDLHGKLFKCFVNSSAYKEHFNKPPVICLSVSSSKVYQRTENQHPVLGVEYQQDEYSLTDEYFKKMGLKVRYFMPPNSVAPLAFYFSGDLLGDYTPLELISTISTMDTFQKIYRPEIYNANSAAGKCYQPSLKHQDYSLTRIIYDREERSQLAIEQGRFVEEHFIKPYQTTLEQWSASYAL, from the coding sequence ATGAGCAAAGAATTTGCATTTACGATTAAAAGTATTTGTTTTGATGAGGACTATCAGCCCTCAGACACTACGCGTACTACCACCAACTTTGCCAATTTGGCCAGGGGCGAGAGTCGCCAAGAGAATTTGCGCAACACGCTAACGATGATTGATAACCGTTTTAATGCCTTGGCGCATTGGGACAATCCCGAAGGCGATCGTTATACGGTTGAGCTTGACATTATTTCCGTTGAGATGAATGTTGCTGTTGAGAACAGTGATAATGCCATCCCTTTGATTGAAATACTGAAAGCGACTATTGTTGACCGTAAAACCAACGAGCGCATTGAAGGTATTGTCGGGAACAACTTCTCATCTTACGTGCGTGACTATGACTTTAGTGTTCTATTGTTGGGGCACAATAAAGGTCGGGCCGAATTTAGTATTCCAGACGATTTTGGTGATCTGCATGGAAAATTGTTCAAGTGTTTTGTGAATTCAAGTGCTTATAAAGAGCACTTTAATAAGCCGCCGGTTATATGCCTGAGTGTTTCGAGCAGCAAGGTCTATCAGCGTACTGAAAATCAGCATCCGGTATTGGGTGTTGAATATCAGCAAGACGAATACTCATTGACGGATGAATATTTCAAGAAGATGGGGTTGAAGGTTCGTTACTTCATGCCTCCCAATAGTGTTGCGCCTTTAGCTTTCTATTTTTCCGGTGATTTGTTGGGTGATTACACTCCTCTTGAACTCATCAGCACCATCAGCACCATGGATACTTTTCAGAAGATTTACCGGCCTGAAATTTACAACGCGAACTCTGCCGCCGGGAAGTGCTATCAGCCAAGTTTGAAACATCAGGATTATTCATTAACGCGAATTATTTATGATCGAGAAGAGCGCAGCCAGCTGGCTATCGAGCAGGGGCGGTTTGTTGAGGAACACTTTATCAAGCCCTATCAGACGACGCTTGAGCAGTGGTCCGCCAGTTACGCGCTTTGA
- the pstS gene encoding phosphate ABC transporter substrate-binding protein PstS, translating to MKSLMKSAALAVAVSLCATSMSFAAESVRLTGSGASFPAPIYLTWFKDFSKITPGVTVDYQSKGSGAGVQDFLNKTVDFAASDSAMSKEDIAKVAEGVQLLPMTAGEIVLAFNLPGNPKELKLPRDVYSNIFLGKITKWNDPQIAAANPGLKLPDLPITVVVRADSSGTTAVFTKHLAAINPEFKKDLGEGNTVNWPASDKFIKSPKNDGVTATVRQTPGAIGYIEYGFAKLAKVDFAQLQNKAGKYVVPNAESGAEALAAVKMPEDLVAWLPDPDGAKSYPITTYTWMIFRKHNENPGKAKAMREMVEYGLTEGQKISDSMGYIPLPPSVVDQVRKASANIQ from the coding sequence ATGAAAAGTTTAATGAAGTCTGCTGCACTGGCCGTTGCGGTTTCTCTTTGTGCAACCTCAATGTCTTTTGCTGCTGAAAGTGTACGTCTGACAGGTTCTGGCGCCAGCTTCCCGGCTCCGATTTACCTGACTTGGTTCAAGGATTTCAGCAAGATAACCCCAGGCGTCACCGTGGACTATCAGTCCAAGGGCAGCGGTGCGGGTGTACAAGACTTTTTGAACAAGACCGTTGATTTCGCAGCAAGCGACTCGGCGATGAGTAAAGAAGACATCGCCAAGGTTGCCGAAGGCGTGCAGCTGCTGCCGATGACCGCCGGTGAAATCGTGTTGGCGTTTAACCTGCCAGGCAATCCTAAAGAGCTGAAGTTGCCACGCGATGTTTACTCCAACATCTTTCTGGGCAAGATCACCAAGTGGAACGATCCACAGATCGCCGCCGCCAACCCTGGCCTGAAGCTGCCAGACCTGCCAATCACTGTGGTTGTGCGTGCTGACTCCAGCGGTACCACCGCGGTCTTCACCAAGCATTTGGCCGCCATCAACCCTGAGTTCAAAAAAGACCTGGGTGAAGGCAACACCGTTAACTGGCCTGCCAGCGACAAGTTCATCAAATCGCCGAAAAACGATGGTGTGACGGCAACCGTTCGCCAGACCCCTGGCGCGATTGGCTACATCGAATACGGCTTCGCCAAGCTGGCTAAAGTTGACTTCGCTCAACTGCAAAACAAGGCAGGCAAGTATGTGGTGCCTAACGCTGAAAGCGGCGCCGAAGCCCTGGCTGCGGTGAAGATGCCTGAAGACCTGGTGGCCTGGCTGCCGGATCCGGACGGTGCCAAGTCTTACCCGATCACCACGTACACCTGGATGATCTTCCGCAAGCACAACGAAAACCCGGGCAAGGCCAAAGCCATGCGTGAAATGGTTGAGTACGGCCTGACTGAAGGTCAGAAAATCTCCGACTCGATGGGCTACATCCCGCTGCCACCTTCGGTTGTTGATCAAGTTCGCAAAGCTTCCGCCAACATCCAGTAA
- the pstC gene encoding phosphate ABC transporter permease subunit PstC, with amino-acid sequence MNTPFVVPVNPDSACQPPSAKDFLVDRTFRALSRIGVVLILALVFALVFEVGRKALPGMEKHGFDVIFGSVWDVNQGKYGILPAIWGTLYSALIALLIAGVFGVSMAIFLTQDFLPAKLAAVFRTIVELLAAIPSVVYGLWGIYVVIPAIRPLTAWLNSELGWIPFFSTSLSGPGLLPAALVLAIMILPTIAAVSQDALTAVPMKTKQAAYGMGTTHWEAILKVMVPSAATGIFGSLVLGLGRALGETMALAMLVGNANNISLSLFAPANTLAALLALNFPEAGPNEIEVLMYAALVLMFITLLVNVLGSMIMLYAQRGHKQ; translated from the coding sequence ATGAACACACCTTTTGTCGTACCGGTTAACCCGGATTCTGCCTGCCAACCGCCCTCTGCGAAGGACTTTCTGGTTGATCGCACTTTCCGCGCGCTTTCGCGAATAGGGGTGGTTCTGATTCTGGCGTTGGTCTTCGCCTTGGTGTTCGAGGTGGGACGCAAAGCCCTTCCAGGTATGGAAAAACACGGTTTTGACGTGATATTCGGTAGCGTCTGGGACGTTAACCAAGGCAAGTACGGCATTCTGCCAGCTATTTGGGGCACGCTTTACAGCGCCCTGATCGCACTGCTGATCGCCGGGGTTTTCGGCGTCAGCATGGCGATTTTTCTAACCCAGGATTTCTTGCCAGCCAAGCTGGCCGCTGTGTTTCGCACCATCGTCGAACTGCTCGCCGCCATCCCGAGTGTGGTGTACGGCCTGTGGGGGATTTACGTGGTGATCCCGGCGATTCGACCGCTCACCGCATGGTTGAACAGCGAACTGGGCTGGATACCTTTTTTCAGTACATCGTTGAGCGGCCCCGGACTGCTTCCTGCCGCACTGGTACTGGCGATCATGATTCTGCCGACCATCGCTGCTGTTTCGCAGGACGCCCTCACCGCAGTGCCGATGAAAACCAAGCAAGCCGCCTACGGCATGGGGACCACTCACTGGGAAGCGATTCTCAAAGTGATGGTGCCTTCCGCTGCCACCGGTATTTTCGGTTCTCTGGTCCTCGGTCTGGGTCGCGCGCTGGGTGAAACCATGGCGCTGGCGATGCTGGTCGGCAACGCCAACAACATTTCGCTCTCTCTGTTTGCGCCGGCCAATACCTTGGCGGCCTTGTTGGCACTGAACTTCCCCGAAGCCGGCCCCAACGAGATCGAAGTGTTGATGTACGCAGCCCTGGTGCTGATGTTCATCACCCTGCTGGTCAACGTCCTCGGTTCCATGATCATGCTTTACGCCCAGCGGGGTCACAAACAATGA
- the pstA gene encoding phosphate ABC transporter permease PstA gives MTNLTSPIAALPSLQRKFEGRALRSLVLTTLVWAGAVIASVPLISVLYMLITRGGARLSLEVFTELPPTGFETGGGFGNALAGTFVMVGIAAAIAVPVGIMAAVFLAELGPDSKLANASRFAAKMLTGLPSILAGVFAYALVVMTTGTYSAPAGGIALAVLMLPIVVLTAEESMKMVPKIMKDAAYGMGCTRSQVIWKIVLPTGMPAILTGVMLAVARAAGETAPLLFTALFSNYWIFHDGSLAVMNPTASLAVLIYNFSGMPFDNQLELAWAASLVLVMIVLVVNIVSRIFGKPKY, from the coding sequence ATGACAAATCTCACGTCCCCAATCGCCGCCTTGCCAAGCCTGCAACGCAAGTTTGAAGGCCGCGCCCTGCGCAGCCTGGTGTTGACCACGCTGGTCTGGGCAGGCGCCGTGATCGCCAGCGTGCCGCTGATTTCCGTGCTCTACATGCTGATCACCCGCGGCGGTGCACGCCTGAGCCTCGAAGTGTTCACCGAATTGCCACCCACCGGTTTCGAGACGGGCGGCGGTTTTGGTAACGCGCTGGCCGGTACGTTTGTGATGGTCGGCATTGCGGCCGCCATCGCGGTCCCCGTCGGCATCATGGCGGCGGTGTTTCTGGCCGAACTGGGGCCCGACAGCAAACTGGCAAACGCCTCGCGCTTTGCCGCGAAGATGCTGACAGGTCTGCCTTCCATTTTGGCGGGTGTATTCGCCTACGCCCTGGTGGTAATGACCACCGGGACCTACTCGGCACCGGCCGGTGGCATAGCACTGGCGGTACTGATGCTGCCCATCGTCGTGTTGACGGCTGAAGAGTCGATGAAGATGGTGCCCAAGATCATGAAGGACGCCGCCTACGGCATGGGCTGCACCCGCTCGCAGGTGATCTGGAAAATCGTATTGCCTACCGGCATGCCGGCCATCCTGACCGGCGTGATGCTGGCCGTGGCCCGCGCCGCCGGCGAAACCGCACCTTTGTTGTTTACCGCGTTGTTCAGCAACTACTGGATCTTCCACGACGGCAGCCTGGCAGTCATGAACCCGACGGCGTCGCTTGCCGTACTGATTTACAACTTCTCCGGCATGCCTTTCGACAACCAGCTCGAGCTCGCCTGGGCGGCCTCGCTGGTACTGGTAATGATCGTACTGGTCGTGAATATCGTCAGCCGTATTTTCGGCAAGCCCAAGTATTGA
- the pstB gene encoding phosphate ABC transporter ATP-binding protein PstB: MDCKLDKIFYGNFLAVRDSHVPIEKNKITGFIGPSGCGKSTVLRSLNRMNDLVKGFRFEGHVHFLGQDVYGKGVDPVVVRRYIGMVFQQPNPFSMSIFDNVAFGLRLNRYKGDIGDRVKHALQGAALWDEVKDKLKVSGLSLSGGQQQRLCIARAIATEPEVLLLDEPCSALDPIATRRVEELMVELKKDYTIALVTHNMQQAIRVADTTAFFSVDISQGTRTGYLVEMGPTTQIFDNPREQMTSDYITGKFS, translated from the coding sequence ATGGACTGCAAACTGGACAAGATTTTCTACGGCAACTTCCTGGCCGTCCGTGACAGCCATGTGCCGATTGAAAAGAACAAGATCACCGGTTTCATCGGTCCTTCCGGCTGCGGCAAAAGTACTGTGCTGCGCAGCCTCAACCGCATGAACGACCTGGTCAAAGGGTTTCGCTTTGAGGGCCACGTGCACTTCCTCGGGCAAGACGTGTATGGCAAGGGCGTTGACCCGGTAGTCGTGCGCCGCTACATCGGCATGGTGTTCCAACAACCGAACCCGTTCTCGATGAGCATCTTCGACAACGTCGCCTTCGGCCTGCGCCTCAACCGCTACAAGGGCGACATTGGCGACCGCGTCAAACACGCCCTGCAAGGCGCCGCGCTGTGGGATGAAGTCAAAGACAAGCTCAAGGTCAGCGGCTTGTCCCTTTCCGGTGGTCAGCAACAACGTCTGTGTATCGCTCGCGCCATCGCGACCGAACCTGAAGTGCTGTTGCTGGATGAGCCCTGCTCGGCACTCGACCCGATCGCGACCCGCCGGGTTGAAGAGCTGATGGTGGAGTTGAAGAAGGACTACACCATCGCCCTGGTGACCCACAACATGCAGCAGGCCATTCGTGTGGCGGATACAACGGCTTTTTTCTCGGTGGATATTTCGCAGGGCACGCGCACCGGCTATCTGGTTGAGATGGGGCCTACCACCCAGATCTTCGATAACCCACGCGAACAAATGACCAGTGACTACATCACCGGCAAGTTCAGCTAA
- a CDS encoding EamA family transporter, translating to MQRKHLLLAVLVTAIWGLNFPITKLSLAAVDPLLLTALRFTLAALPWVFFVKRPPIAIQWLAAYGLIFGVAMWALINLGIEMGVPPGTAALLIQFSAFFTMGWGVLLFREHLSLGQTLGVGLAVLGLVNIIAASPGQGTTVGYGLLLVSAFSWSVGNVIIKQSKVREMFAFVVWASLFAPIPLLALTWLVHGAEPFTNVVRHFEWVALFSLLFQVYAATHFCYWGWNVLLREYPVSKVAPLSLLIPVFGVVGSMLMLGHRVGVNEGVSMGVILLALVVGIVKWPRRLRSRT from the coding sequence GTGCAAAGAAAACACCTGCTCCTGGCCGTTTTGGTCACGGCGATCTGGGGTCTCAATTTCCCCATTACCAAACTGAGTCTGGCGGCGGTTGATCCGCTGTTGCTGACGGCACTTCGATTTACCCTTGCGGCGCTGCCGTGGGTATTTTTTGTCAAACGCCCGCCGATCGCCATCCAGTGGCTGGCGGCTTATGGATTGATTTTCGGGGTGGCGATGTGGGCGCTGATCAATCTGGGCATCGAAATGGGTGTACCGCCCGGAACCGCTGCGCTGCTGATTCAGTTCAGTGCTTTTTTCACCATGGGCTGGGGGGTGTTGCTGTTTCGCGAACACCTGAGCCTTGGGCAGACACTTGGCGTTGGGCTCGCCGTGTTGGGGTTGGTCAACATCATTGCGGCCAGCCCCGGGCAGGGCACCACGGTGGGCTACGGTTTGTTGCTGGTCAGTGCATTCAGCTGGAGTGTTGGCAACGTCATCATCAAACAGTCGAAGGTGAGAGAAATGTTTGCCTTTGTGGTCTGGGCGAGCCTGTTCGCGCCGATTCCGCTGTTAGCGCTCACTTGGCTGGTGCACGGGGCTGAACCGTTTACCAACGTCGTCAGGCATTTCGAGTGGGTGGCGCTGTTCTCGCTTTTGTTTCAGGTTTATGCAGCCACGCATTTTTGTTACTGGGGCTGGAACGTGTTGCTGCGCGAGTACCCGGTGTCCAAGGTCGCGCCGTTGTCTTTGCTGATTCCGGTGTTCGGGGTTGTGGGCTCGATGTTGATGCTTGGGCATCGGGTGGGGGTGAACGAAGGGGTTTCGATGGGAGTGATTTTGCTGGCGCTGGTGGTGGGGATAGTGAAGTGGCCGCGACGGCTTCGCAGCCGCACGTAG
- a CDS encoding helix-turn-helix transcriptional regulator: MRETQIAPYENTPRDAVVTANDYHDGQHFALHTHQRGQFAYAACGVITVFTRQGNWVVPPQRAIWVPAGVPHEMSMAGPVTMLNTYISNPASERLRLPAHCQVFGVSPLLRQLLMQAMDIPALYDEALREGLVMSLLLHEIADMTPLSLNAPLPTEPRLVLACRHLLAQPSLEIGIDDMTRQVGMSRRTFTRLFRQQTGISFVEWRQQACLMAAVVRLGNGEAITRVATDLGYSSPSAFTGVFRRVLGEVPSRYFAKEPF; the protein is encoded by the coding sequence ATGCGCGAAACTCAGATAGCCCCTTACGAAAACACGCCCCGCGACGCGGTGGTCACGGCCAATGACTACCACGACGGGCAGCACTTTGCGTTACATACCCATCAACGCGGGCAATTTGCCTATGCCGCCTGCGGCGTGATCACCGTGTTCACCCGCCAAGGCAACTGGGTGGTGCCGCCCCAAAGGGCGATCTGGGTACCGGCGGGCGTCCCGCACGAAATGAGCATGGCGGGCCCGGTGACCATGCTGAACACCTACATCAGCAACCCTGCCTCTGAACGACTGAGGCTGCCTGCGCACTGCCAGGTCTTCGGCGTATCGCCCCTGCTGCGTCAACTGCTGATGCAGGCCATGGACATTCCTGCGCTGTATGACGAAGCCCTGCGCGAAGGGCTGGTGATGAGCCTGCTGCTGCACGAGATAGCCGACATGACGCCCCTGTCACTCAACGCCCCTCTGCCCACTGAGCCAAGGCTGGTGCTTGCCTGCCGTCATCTGCTGGCGCAACCGTCGCTGGAAATCGGGATAGATGACATGACCCGGCAAGTGGGCATGAGCCGTCGCACCTTCACCCGGCTGTTTCGCCAACAGACCGGCATCAGCTTTGTTGAATGGCGCCAACAAGCCTGCCTGATGGCGGCCGTGGTGCGTTTGGGAAACGGCGAAGCGATTACCCGCGTTGCCACTGATTTGGGCTACAGCAGCCCGAGCGCCTTCACCGGCGTTTTTCGCCGGGTATTGGGCGAAGTACCCAGCCGGTATTTTGCAAAAGAACCGTTTTAA
- the cysC gene encoding adenylyl-sulfate kinase: MTEPRPLLVAPEMSVDQTQRETMKHQRACCIWLTGLSGAGKSTLANKLDQTLQNHGFHSYVLDGDRVRNGLCQDLGMSDLDRRENVRRLGEVARLMVDAGLIVIVSAISPFRADRDACRTHFTPGDFIEVHVSTPLSECIRRDAKGLYRAVREGKIRNFTGIDSPYEEPLAPEFVIDTRTGDDSELVDQLLMLQRDLLTV, encoded by the coding sequence ATGACTGAGCCTCGGCCGCTGCTTGTCGCGCCTGAGATGAGCGTGGACCAGACCCAGCGCGAAACCATGAAGCATCAACGGGCTTGCTGCATTTGGCTGACAGGATTGTCCGGAGCGGGGAAATCGACGCTGGCAAATAAACTGGACCAGACCCTGCAAAACCATGGTTTTCACAGCTATGTGCTCGACGGCGATCGGGTGCGCAATGGGTTGTGTCAGGACTTGGGAATGAGCGACCTGGATCGCAGGGAGAACGTGCGGCGTCTGGGGGAGGTGGCCAGGCTGATGGTCGATGCGGGGCTCATCGTGATTGTGTCGGCGATCTCGCCGTTCCGCGCTGATCGTGATGCCTGCCGCACGCATTTCACCCCCGGTGACTTTATCGAAGTACACGTGAGCACGCCGTTGTCGGAATGCATTCGGCGCGATGCCAAAGGGCTTTATCGTGCTGTACGCGAAGGCAAGATACGCAACTTCACCGGGATCGACAGCCCGTACGAAGAGCCGTTGGCCCCAGAATTTGTGATCGATACCCGGACAGGGGATGACAGTGAACTGGTTGATCAACTGCTGATGCTGCAACGCGATCTGTTGACCGTTTAA